From the genome of Spinacia oleracea cultivar Varoflay chromosome 2, BTI_SOV_V1, whole genome shotgun sequence, one region includes:
- the LOC130468090 gene encoding uncharacterized protein isoform X1 yields MRHIIGFRWVCDFVNFPCSVAIFRDLHDLVLNHASKGDGYGWWTIVNKKSRKRGDPNYITAYPYLSSDHNWKTEWLLVRVPTDPKHPNFYRPPKWFVAPDPDMRGVAAPDRNHRHYVDLLQWFLAQEDNHRLPSSWLPNLNYILREDILAVAGLSRIFDREYGFSCIDPKKLGISLDLKTIHDPAPEYKFGKDNPRNPRLKDYVLSPLGVARISEVRADPWDSASSVEAVPVKVVLPELKTTSDPGPGTDAVPRAVPSVSSPARIDISLSRNRDQRKRKGSTLLRPSTHPKKAKASQPSEKEAVSEVMPPPKNLLHFMPLPGQKLKSVVVAEPPAVDQPLIEEDIIPSPLKPSAALGIEIQDITEVMEAIEADFVPGSDVPEVAGEKKESADLPFEREKSPDKEMIDLSGPEAAVPEVQKEVPSAGEEEQPEQGLTRKRRHSTLGSTSTSALDRLIHADPCSNVPLKRIPEEVREAMARYARAPILGEDPLAHVGSLVGPEAARENLLRANPQWRVPGAEERNPAMMAQYYLNEAVFWSSFASECSSVEEKQLRKYREAYARDIPILDQKAGQLLSELTELKQLYLHYSREARESAEKIGTEVGQLIFRVEEDAEKIASFAEEKKDMAAKFASELEEKDRLFQEMKSKFEAADKERKEAELRLHHFVQHRELIQQQADKVPVLRLKLREKDDYIRKLEQERVNLYTADQCREQYWNGILGARRMFAKHMPHFPWNEKVPLWMQAEDHLVECQADRDEAEAERQAALAEARAQKATSEGDTTAGGSSKDAPLGAASETPKS; encoded by the exons atgaggcacataatcggatttagatgggtgtgtgacttcgtcaatttcccttgctctgtcgctatttttcgggatcttcacgatctggttctcaaccatgcttccaagggtgatgggtatggttggtggaccattgtcaacaagaagtcccgaaagaggggggatccgaactacatcacggcgtacccctaccttagctctgaccacaattggaagacggagtggttgctcgtccgtgtgccgacggatccgaagcatcccaacttttatcgtcctccgaagtggttcgtggctcctgatcctgatatgagggGTGTGGCGGCTCCAGATCGGAACCATCGCCACTATGTGGacctcctccagtggttcttggctcaagaggataaccaccgactgccgtctagctggctcccgaatctcaattacattctgagggaggacattcttgctgttgccggtctcagcaggatttttgacaggg agtacggctttagctgcattgatcctaagaagttgggcatttctttggatttgaagactattcacgacccggctcccgagtacaagttcggaaaagataaccctcgtaatcctcgtctgaaggattacgtgttgtctcctttgggggttgctcggatatccgaagttcgagctgatccgtgggattccgcCTCTTCTGTTGAAGCTGTTCCTGTGAAGGTTGTGCTTCCTGAGTTGAAGACGActtcggatccg ggtcctgggactgacgctgtgccgcgtgccgttccttcggtttcatctccggctcggatagatatctctttatctaggaaccgg gatcaacgcaaaaggaagggtagcactcttttgaggccttccacgcatccgaagaaagcgaaggcttctcagccctcggagaag GAAGCagtttcggaagtcatgcctcctcctaagaatcttcttcacttcatgcccttgccagggcagaagttaaagagtgtggtggttgctgaaCCGCCGGCCGTGGATCAGCCGCTgatcgaggaagatatcatccCTTCTCCCCTTAAACCATCTGCTGCTTTGGGGATCgaaatccaggatatcaccgaggtgatggaggcgattgaagccgattttgttcctggttcggatgtccctgaggtagctggggagaagaaggagtctgctgatcttcccttcgagagggagaagagtccagacaaggagatgatagatctctcgggccccgaagctgcggtccccgaggttcagaaggaggttccctctgctggagaggaggagcagcccgagcaaggtttgacgaggaagaggcgccactcaactttgggttctacttctacctcggccctggataggctgatccatgctgatccctgttcgaatgttccgctaaaacggatccccgaagaagtaagggaggcgatggctcgatatgccagggctccgattttgggagaggaccctttggctcacgtgggatccttggtgggccccgaggctgctcgggagaatctgcttcgtgctaacccgcagtggagggttcctggggccgaagagaggaatccggcaatgatggcccagtactatctgaacgag gctgttttctggtcttcgttcgcttccgagtgtagctcggttgaggagaaacaactgaggaaatatcgtgaggcttatgctcgtgatattcccattttggaccagaaggctgggcaactcctctccgagcttacggaactcaagcagctgtaccttcactatagtcgcgaggctagagagtctgctgagaagatcgggaccgaggttggccagctcatcttccgagttgaagaggatgctgagaagatcgcttcctttgctgaggagaagaaggatatggccgctaagttcgctagcgaacttgaGGAAAAAGATAGACTCTTCCAGGAGATGAAGTCTAAATTTGAAGCGGCCGACAAGGAGCGTAAAGAGGCGGAGTTAAGGCTCCACCATTTTGTCCAGCATCGGGAGCTGATCCAGCAGCAAGCTGATAAGGTGCCTGTCCTTCGGCTGAAGCTTCGGGAAAAAGATGACTATATTCGGAAGCTGGAGCAGGAGCGAGTcaacctctacactgctgatcagtgtagagagcagtactggaacggcatcctgggtgctcggcgcatgtttgcgaagcacatgcctcacttcccttggaacgagaaagttcctctatggatgcaggccgaggaccacttggtggaatgccaagctgatcgagatgaagctgaagctgaacgccaagctgctcttgcagaggctcgggcccagaaggcaacttccgaaggtgataccactgctgggggttcttcgaaggatgctcccctaggggccgcttctgagactcccaagagttag
- the LOC110782138 gene encoding antiviral protein MAP, translating to MTTTKWVWWCTVIMVVVMLPLTHQQKEQVGKKLGAFTTVTFELSSGLSGYSQFLTRLRNAVEAPSMTCGLPSTLRTPLRGKEYVHVDIKLSNTQKVTIGIDVMDLYVWGYKDIFNGKHRATFFGNTPKDAKDKLFPDTTVSRTTKFLSTYVSLERYAKVGRKDLELKLKTLEDGIKSVYGKPEKELGNAAEAKFVLIAIQMVAEAARFKFMENGIVNFDSSKAFKNKMIAFQNDWDPASQAIHKASPKCTTISPTLIISNIDYRQEVKTVDQIKNDMGLLKYKKSNTPLFTWASLSELRAIIPV from the coding sequence ATGACAACAACAAAATGGGTTTGGTGGTGCACAGTGATAATGGTGGTGGTTATGCTACCATTGACCCATCAACAAAAGGAACAAGTTGGCAAGAAACTAGGGGCATTCACCACCGTCACATTCGAGCTCAGTAGTGGTCTTTCAGGCTACTCACAATTCTTAACAAGGTTGCGCAATGCAGTGGAAGCCCCATCCATGACTTGTGGCTTACCATCAACATTACGTACCCCGTTACGGGGCAAAGAATATGTTCACGTGGATATCAAACTTAGCAACACACAAAAGGTGACTATAGGAATAGATGTCATGGATTTATATGTGTGGGGTTATAAAGACATTTTCAATGGGAAACATAGAGCCACTTTCTTCGGTAACACTCCTAAAGATGCCAAGGATAAACTTTTCCCAGATACGACTGTATCAAGAACTACTAAATTTCTTAGCACCTACGTGAGCCTCGAAAGGTACGCCAAAGTAGGGAGAAAGGACCTTGAATTAAAACTTAAAACCCTTGAAGATGGCATCAAAAGTGTTTACGGTAAACCAGAAAAAGAACTTGGCAACGCGGCAGAGGCTAAATTTGTTCTTATCGCCATCCAAATGGTCGCGGAGGCAGCACGTTTCAAATTCATGGAGAATGGTATAGTGAACTTTGATAGCTCAAAAGcgttcaaaaacaaaatgatagCTTTCCAAAATGACTGGGATCCAGCCTCTCAAGCTATTCATAAAGCATCACCTAAATGCACAACTATTTCTCCGACTCTTATAATTAGTAACATCGATTATCGACAGGAGGTGAAAACAGTGGATCAAATAAAAAACGATATGGGCCTTCTCAAGTACAAAAAAAGCAACACCCCCTTATTTACATGGGCCTCCTTAAGTGAATTGCGCGCGATAATCCCAGTTTAA
- the LOC110782206 gene encoding NEDD8-specific protease 1-like, which produces MENEKILIFKGVTLHESDREILSNPSYISDEIIQFYFRYLMHTYEKDDILFVSPTVSFMLANSTDSEGIKHSAESLKLREKNLIFFTVNNTINNEEISTTTTDDKQEGTHWSLLVYYRPFHMFIHHDSIRGTNLSNAVHLCKIVKGFVSDDDDDDDLVILTRPAKIRKKNRQEFTAALDKVEDEAVLTDWLFTPQQENWYDCGLYVMKIAAVICEWYVTLSEGEKELKEGMGMWSDVMHDKVEKVYVENQMRADILEFVDLLMENADEEDLS; this is translated from the coding sequence ATGGAAAACGAGAAGATCTTAATTTTCAAAGGCGTAACCCTACATGAATCTGATCGAGAAATCCTTTCAAATCCAAGCTATATAAGTGACGAAATTATACAATTCTACTTTCGATACTTGATGCACACATATGAAAAAGATGACATCCTCTTTGTATCCCCTACAGTCTCATTCATGTTAGCCAATTCCACAGATTCCGAAGGCATAAAACACTCTGCAGAATCCCTCAAACTCCGCGAAAAGAATCTCATCTTCTTCACCGTCAACAACACCATTAACAACGAAGAAatctcaacaacaacaacagacgACAAACAAGAAGGCACACATTGGAGTTTACTGGTTTATTACAGACCCTTTCATATGTTTATTCACCATGACAGTATCCGAGGAACAAACCTGTCAAATGCAGTACATCTCTGTAAAATCGTCAAGGGTTTTGTatcagatgatgatgatgatgatgatctgGTAATTCTAACACGACCTGCTAAAATAAGGAAGAAAAACCGCCAAGAATTTACAGCTGCTTTGgataaggttgaagatgaagcTGTATTAACGGATTGGTTGTTTACTCCTCAGCAAGAGAATTGGTATGATTGTGGTCTTTATGTGATGAAAATTGCTGCTGTTATTTGCGAATGGTACGTGACATTATCAGAGGGTGAGAAAGAACTCAAAGAAGGAATGGGAATGTGGTCTGATGTTATGCACGACAAAGTAGAAAAAGTTTATGTTGAGAACCAAATGCGTGCTGATATACTCGAATTTGTGGACTTGCTCATGGAAAACGCTGATGAAGAGGACCTTTCTTGA
- the LOC110782136 gene encoding arginine--tRNA ligase, cytoplasmic, with protein MMEEEFGGNVKQLLSKLFKSSIESTVPSEHHVLPLISISKNFGGDYQCNNAMGLFGKIKKTMPEFENPKSVGEAIIKNLPESEVIESCSIAGPGFVNVVLSTTWLAKNIQKMLMEGIQTWAPKLTIKKAVVDFSSPNIAKEMHVGHLRSTIIGDTLAKILEFSGVEVLRRNHVGDWGTQFGMLIEFLFEQWPQWDESDDHNKIPIEDLQVFYKQAKKRFDDDAIFKEKAQKAVVSLQSGEQPKYTKAWAQICEISRREFQKLYNCLGVHIEEKGESFYNRYIPEVLEDLRKEGLIEECKGAQVINIKGKKIPLIVVKRDGGFNYACTDLTALWYRIKEEEAEWIIYVTDVGQSEHFEMVFHAAKQAKWLPRDGNALPKATHVGFGLVLGEDGKRFRTRSSEVVRLVDLLDKAKDRSKEALIKRGKAAEWTEEELEKTAEAVGYGAVKFFDLRDNRLTNYTFNYDQMLNDKGKTAVYLLYAHARICSIIRKSGKDIEELKKGGEIVLDDQYERALGLRLLQFSEIVEEACSNLLPNVICEYLYNLSIDFTKFNDHCKVIGTAEETSRLLLCEAIGVVMRKCFELLGITPVYKL; from the exons ATGATGGAAGAAGAATTTGGGGGTAATGTGAAGCAATTGTTATCAAAACTGTTTAAATCCTCTATTGAATCAACTGTCCCCAGTGAGCATCATGTACTGCCGCTCATTTCGATTAGCAAAAACTTTGGTGGTGACTACCAATG CAATAATGCTATGGGTTTGTTCGGCAAGATAAAGAAGACAATGCCTGAATTTGAGAACCCCAAATCCGTTGGTGAg GCTATCATCAAAAATTTGCCCGAGTCGGAAGTGATTGAGAGCTGTTCTATTGCTGGACCAGGGTTTGTGAATGTTGTCCTGTCAACGACATGGTTAGCTAAG AACATACAAAAGATGCTTATGGAAGGTATCCAAACATGGGCTCCAAAATTGACAATCAAGAAGGCAGTAGTAGACTTTTCTTCACCTAATATTGCAAAGGAGATGCATGTTGGCCACTTGAGATCAACCATTATTGGGGATACCCTCGCGAAGATACTTGAGTTTTCTGGTGTTGAAGTGCTTCGAAGAAATCATGTTGGTGATTGGGGTACACAG TTTGGCATGCTGATCGAGTTCTTGTTTGAGCAATGGCCACAATGGGATGAATCGGATGATCACAATAAAATTCCTATTGAGGATCTTCAG GTCTTCTACAAACAGGCCAAAAAAAGATTTGACGATGATGCCATCTTCAAGGAAAAGGCACAAAAGGCGGTGGTGAGCCTTCAG AGTGGAGAACAACCCAAGTACACGAAGGCATGGGCTCAAATATGTGAAATTAGTCGTAGGGAATTTCAGAAACTTTATAATTGTCTCGGGGTTCACATAGAAGAAAAG GGTGAAAGTTTTTACAATCGTTATATTCCAGAGGTTTTGGAGGATTTGAGGAAAGAAGGTCTGATTGAAGAATGCAAAGGAGCTCAGGTTATAAACATTAAAGGAAAAAAGATACCTCTTATTGTTGTAAAGAGAGATGGAGGTTTTAACTATGCTTGCACTGATTTAACTGCTCTTTG GTATCGCATCAAAGAAGAAGAAGCTGAATGGATTATATATGTAACTGATGTTGGTCAGAGTGAGCACTTTGAAATGGTCTTCCAT GCAGCAAAACAAGCAAAGTGGCTTCCACGTGATGGAAATGCACTCCCTAAAGCTACTCATGTGGGTTTTGGTCTTGTACTGGGAGAAGATGGCAAGCGTTTTCGTACTCGAAGCTCTGAAGTAGTTCGTCTGGTTGATTTACTTGATAAAGCAAAAGATCGGAGCAAAGAAGCACTTATTAAGCGAG GTAAAGCTGCGGAGTGGACTGAGGAGGAACTGGAGAAGACTGCTGAAGCAGTGGGTTATGGGGCTGTAAA GTTTTTTGATTTGAGGGACAATCGACTCACCAATTACACATTTAACTATGATCAGATGCTTAATGATAAG GGAAAGACTGCTGTGTATTTACTCTATGCACATGCTCGAATTTGTTCGATTATCAGGAAATCTGGTAAAGACATTGAAGAGCTGAAAAAG GGTGGAGAGATAGTTTTGGATGACCAATATGAGCGTGCATTGGGGCTTCGTCTGCTTCAGTTTTCTGAG attGTGGAGGAGGCTTGTAGCAATCTGTTGCCTAATGTAATATGCGAGTACTTGTACAATCTATCAATTGATTTCACAAAGTTCAATGATCACTGCAAG GTGATTGGCACAGCAGAAGAAACAAGCCGACTGTTGTTATGTGAAGCTATAGGAGTGGTAATGCGGAAGTGTTTTGAACTTCTTGGCATTACCCCTGTCTACAAGTTATGA
- the LOC110782137 gene encoding probable protein arginine N-methyltransferase 6, producing MLPCSSRGDSNGHSTSPATITTTTTTTSQSLSHRERRKVRRLSRDASSADGAADAERDAPPCTDFDVAYFQSYSHLGIHEEMIKDHVRTDTYRNAIFKYKHLIAGKVVVDVGCGTGILSIFCAQAGAKRVYAVDASDIAVQANEVINANNLSDTVKVLHGRVEDVEIDEEVDIIISEWMGYMLLYESMLGSVITARDRWLKPGGLILPSHATLYMAPVTNPDRYSQSIDFWRNVYGIDMSAMVPLAKQCAFEEPSVETISGENVLTWPHVVKHVDCYTVTLTELETAETKFRLHSMMRAPLHGFAFWFDVEFGGPADLPTSNGDLSSDNNNCKNGGQRKRRTNPSEGLVLSTAPEDPPTHWQQTLIYFYEPIEVEQDQLIEGSVTLTQSKENRRFMNIHLEYTSGGRTLVKESVMR from the exons ATGTTGCCCTGTTCAAGTCGCGGCGACAGCAATGGCCACTCTACGTCACCGGCGACGATAACAACAACCACAACAACAACGAGTCAGAGTCTCAGTCACAGAGAGAGGAGGAAGGTGCGTCGTTTATCACGCGACGCCTCTTCCGCCGATGGTGCCGCCGACGCAGAAAGAGACGCTCCGCCTTGTACCGACTTTGATGTTGCCTACTTTCAGTCTTACTCTCACCTTGGCATTCACGAGGAGATGATTAAG GATCATGTGAGGACTGACACTTACCGGAATGCAATATTCAAATACAAACATTTAATTGCAGGCAAG GTTGTTGTGGATGTCGGTTGCGGCACAGGCATTCTATCTATATTTTGTGCACAAGCTGGAGCTAAAAGG GTTTATGCAGTGGATGCCAGTGACATTGCGGTGCAG gcaaatgaagtcatcaatgcaAATAACCTATCTGATACTGTTAAAGTATTGCATGGACGAGTGGAG GACGTGGAGATTGATGAGGAGGTTGATATTATAATATCTGAATGGATGGGTTACATGCTTCTTTATGAG AGCATGCTGGGAAGTGTGATTACTGCTCGAGATCGATGGCTAAAGCCTGGAGGTCTTATTCTTCCTTCACATGCAACT CTGTATATGGCACCTGTTACAAATCCAGATCGGTACAGTCAAAGCATCGATTTTTGGCGTAATGTATATGGAATTGATA TGTCAGCTATGGTGCCACTAGCCAAACAATGTGCATTTGAAGAGCCAAGTGTGGAGACTATATCGGGTGAGAATGTCTTGACATGGCCCCATGTG GTGAAGCATGTAGATTGCTATACCGTTACATTGACAGAACTAGAAACTGCCGAGACAAAGTTTAGATTGCACTCTATGATGCGAG CTCCACTTCACGGGTTTGCATTTTGGTTTGATGTTGAATTTGGAGGACCTGCCGATTTACCAACCAGCAATGGTGATTTGTCCAGTGATAACAATAACTGTAAAAATGGTGGACAGAGAAAGAGACGCACAAACCCTAGTGAAGGACTTGTTCTTTCTACTGCCCCTGAAGATCCACCAACACATTGGCAACAG ACGTTGATTTACTTTTACGAGCCAATCGAAGTTGAGCAAGATCAACTCATCGAAGGATCTGTCACCCTAACGCAAAGCAAGGAAAACCGGCGGTTTATGAATATTCATCTCGAATACAC TTCTGGTGGCCGGACCTTAGTAAAAGAGAGTGTCATGCGCTGA
- the LOC130468090 gene encoding uncharacterized protein isoform X2, producing the protein MRHIIGFRWVCDFVNFPCSVAIFRDLHDLVLNHASKGDGYGWWTIVNKKSRKRGDPNYITAYPYLSSDHNWKTEWLLVRVPTDPKHPNFYRPPKWFVAPDPDMRGVAAPDRNHRHYVDLLQWFLAQEDNHRLPSSWLPNLNYILREDILAVAGLSRIFDREYGFSCIDPKKLGISLDLKTIHDPAPEYKFGKDNPRNPRLKDYVLSPLGVARISEVRADPWDSASSVEAVPVKVVLPELKTTSDPDQRKRKGSTLLRPSTHPKKAKASQPSEKEAVSEVMPPPKNLLHFMPLPGQKLKSVVVAEPPAVDQPLIEEDIIPSPLKPSAALGIEIQDITEVMEAIEADFVPGSDVPEVAGEKKESADLPFEREKSPDKEMIDLSGPEAAVPEVQKEVPSAGEEEQPEQGLTRKRRHSTLGSTSTSALDRLIHADPCSNVPLKRIPEEVREAMARYARAPILGEDPLAHVGSLVGPEAARENLLRANPQWRVPGAEERNPAMMAQYYLNEAVFWSSFASECSSVEEKQLRKYREAYARDIPILDQKAGQLLSELTELKQLYLHYSREARESAEKIGTEVGQLIFRVEEDAEKIASFAEEKKDMAAKFASELEEKDRLFQEMKSKFEAADKERKEAELRLHHFVQHRELIQQQADKVPVLRLKLREKDDYIRKLEQERVNLYTADQCREQYWNGILGARRMFAKHMPHFPWNEKVPLWMQAEDHLVECQADRDEAEAERQAALAEARAQKATSEGDTTAGGSSKDAPLGAASETPKS; encoded by the exons atgaggcacataatcggatttagatgggtgtgtgacttcgtcaatttcccttgctctgtcgctatttttcgggatcttcacgatctggttctcaaccatgcttccaagggtgatgggtatggttggtggaccattgtcaacaagaagtcccgaaagaggggggatccgaactacatcacggcgtacccctaccttagctctgaccacaattggaagacggagtggttgctcgtccgtgtgccgacggatccgaagcatcccaacttttatcgtcctccgaagtggttcgtggctcctgatcctgatatgagggGTGTGGCGGCTCCAGATCGGAACCATCGCCACTATGTGGacctcctccagtggttcttggctcaagaggataaccaccgactgccgtctagctggctcccgaatctcaattacattctgagggaggacattcttgctgttgccggtctcagcaggatttttgacaggg agtacggctttagctgcattgatcctaagaagttgggcatttctttggatttgaagactattcacgacccggctcccgagtacaagttcggaaaagataaccctcgtaatcctcgtctgaaggattacgtgttgtctcctttgggggttgctcggatatccgaagttcgagctgatccgtgggattccgcCTCTTCTGTTGAAGCTGTTCCTGTGAAGGTTGTGCTTCCTGAGTTGAAGACGActtcggatccg gatcaacgcaaaaggaagggtagcactcttttgaggccttccacgcatccgaagaaagcgaaggcttctcagccctcggagaag GAAGCagtttcggaagtcatgcctcctcctaagaatcttcttcacttcatgcccttgccagggcagaagttaaagagtgtggtggttgctgaaCCGCCGGCCGTGGATCAGCCGCTgatcgaggaagatatcatccCTTCTCCCCTTAAACCATCTGCTGCTTTGGGGATCgaaatccaggatatcaccgaggtgatggaggcgattgaagccgattttgttcctggttcggatgtccctgaggtagctggggagaagaaggagtctgctgatcttcccttcgagagggagaagagtccagacaaggagatgatagatctctcgggccccgaagctgcggtccccgaggttcagaaggaggttccctctgctggagaggaggagcagcccgagcaaggtttgacgaggaagaggcgccactcaactttgggttctacttctacctcggccctggataggctgatccatgctgatccctgttcgaatgttccgctaaaacggatccccgaagaagtaagggaggcgatggctcgatatgccagggctccgattttgggagaggaccctttggctcacgtgggatccttggtgggccccgaggctgctcgggagaatctgcttcgtgctaacccgcagtggagggttcctggggccgaagagaggaatccggcaatgatggcccagtactatctgaacgag gctgttttctggtcttcgttcgcttccgagtgtagctcggttgaggagaaacaactgaggaaatatcgtgaggcttatgctcgtgatattcccattttggaccagaaggctgggcaactcctctccgagcttacggaactcaagcagctgtaccttcactatagtcgcgaggctagagagtctgctgagaagatcgggaccgaggttggccagctcatcttccgagttgaagaggatgctgagaagatcgcttcctttgctgaggagaagaaggatatggccgctaagttcgctagcgaacttgaGGAAAAAGATAGACTCTTCCAGGAGATGAAGTCTAAATTTGAAGCGGCCGACAAGGAGCGTAAAGAGGCGGAGTTAAGGCTCCACCATTTTGTCCAGCATCGGGAGCTGATCCAGCAGCAAGCTGATAAGGTGCCTGTCCTTCGGCTGAAGCTTCGGGAAAAAGATGACTATATTCGGAAGCTGGAGCAGGAGCGAGTcaacctctacactgctgatcagtgtagagagcagtactggaacggcatcctgggtgctcggcgcatgtttgcgaagcacatgcctcacttcccttggaacgagaaagttcctctatggatgcaggccgaggaccacttggtggaatgccaagctgatcgagatgaagctgaagctgaacgccaagctgctcttgcagaggctcgggcccagaaggcaacttccgaaggtgataccactgctgggggttcttcgaaggatgctcccctaggggccgcttctgagactcccaagagttag